In Flavobacterium piscisymbiosum, the sequence ATCATACCTACAAGGCATCTTCTGTAAGCGAAGCTATCGATGTATTAAAGTATTCTGATATCCATTTATTGATTACAGATCTTAACATGCCTGATATCAATTGAGGTACTGCTAAAAATTGTTCCTACATTCGTATCCCTACCATTAACAGTGTAACTACCAGTTGCTAAACCCGTAAAAACAGGATTATTTGTAAATTGATTGGGATCATTAGGAACAGGAGCTACAACTACACCAGATTTCAACAATTGGTATTGTGGTGTTGTCCATGATGCCGAATTGCTGGCTGTCACAATACCTCCATTAGGACATCCGGTAGTACTAGCTACCCCATTTACTGTTTGGGCAAAAGCATTGTTTCCCATAAAATGCATTACAGGTACTAAAACTAACATTAAAACAAAAGTAATTTTTGATTTCATAAGTGCCTTTTAATTAATTAAACAATCTAATTGAACGCAACAATTCTATTTAAAACAAATAAAAAGTAAGGCAGTATTTAAATAATGATCAGTTTGTAATTCTATTTAAATTTCTGCTGGAATAAGAGGTAAAAAATCTGATTCAATTCTATAAAATGAATCAATTACAAAGTACTTATAGTTGTAGGAGACTATACGATACTAAAATTTTTGATTAATGAAAACCATAAATAAAAATCTCTATTTTCATTTATTTTTTTAATAATAACGCAATAAAAAGAATGGGACCTTTAGATACTAAAAAAATCAATGGAGGCGTGTAGTAATTACTATTAATATATAAGAAATAAAAATAGTTCTCGTTGTTTTTACATTAGCTAAGTTACTGAATTTCAGATCGAAAAATAACAAAAAACAAAATGTTTTGTTAATTTCAGCTTTTATTAACTTAAAAAAGGATTTCAAATTTAAAAATTAAGCCCTAATTTTCACAAATAAATTAACAATACTTTTCTACAAAAACAAGTAGTTTCAAGGGATTTTTGTAATATAATTAACTAAAAAAAACTTTATTAAATTCAGTTTTTTAAAATTGTTAAAATTCAGTTTTCTCAAGTAAAAAAAACTAAATTAGTCTTAATTCAGCTCTTAAAATGGCTATTTTTTAAATAAAAATAGCCCCATAAAAATAAAAAAAGAGAAAACTTTCGCTTTCTCTTTCTTAAAAAAATCATCAAAATATTTAAAATAGAATACTAAGAATAAACAAAAACAATTTACTTATAACAAAAGTTTCTTAATATTAAATACAAATTAAGCTATACTAAAAAACAATATTTACCTCTAAAAGGTTTTAAAATTGTATTATCAGACATCTTTTTCAAATTAAAAACAAGATGTTATTTAATCCCTTTTTTAAGTTTTTCTACCGAAGGATCTTCTATTTTTTTAATCTGATTAATAACAATTTGAGCAATAGTAGTAGCTCCTTTTAATGAAAGGTGTGTGTCATCAGCTTTGTCCTTACTGTAATATGAGTTTTCACCTGCTTTAAAATGCAAATGCAATTCTTTTGATTTTTCTGGCCCGTAAGATTGTTCAAGCAATTCTGTATAATATTCCAGATCAATAAAAGGAACTTTGTATTCCTGCGCAACTAATCTTGTTTCTAACGGATAATCTCCATGTGTTGGTACTAAGACACCTTTTTCATTAAAATTACGTCTTGCAATAGAGGTTAACAATATTGGCGTTGCTCCTTTTTCACGACTTTCTTTTACAAACCGAATTAAATTATAACGGTAACTTGTATGCGGATTTGTGTATCGTGTAGAATCCTCTATTTTTTCGTCATTATGTCCAAATTCAATAAAAACATAATCACCTTTTTTTAGCTTATTATAAATAGAATCCCAACGCTTTTCGTTGATAAAACTTTTGGTACTTCGGCCATTTACCGCTTTATTTTCGACAACAAAATTATCTTTAAAAAAAAGTTGCAAAACCTGAGCCCATCCATGCTCAGGATTTTTGTCCGGGTCTTTTTTGTTCGCCATTGTAGAATCTCCAATGGTATATATAGTTGTTTTTTGTGCAAAACTTGCTGTGGTAATCAGGCAGATAATAAATAGATAATATTTCATTTTGTTGGATTGTTGAATTATTAGATTGTGCTGAATTAGTTATTATATGATTAATGCCACACAGATTATACGGATTTTCACTGTTGTTATTTTTCTTCCTTCTCGAGCTACTTGTGTGTCCTTCGACTTCGCTCAGGATGACAATATTGTGGTTATTTTACGGTTACAATAGACGCACTTCAGTGCGACTCTACAGAAAACCTTTGAACCTTTGCCACTCTGAACCTTTGTCCCTTTGAACCTGAAAAAAAACCTATTTTGCTGCCGAAGGAACCGTAGCTTTTTCTCCTATAAAAACTTCGTTTAAAACTACATTTTCAGCATTCGTACTTGAAATGGCATTTTTCGCCCACTTTATGTCTATATTGTTTAAAGAGATATTTCGAACTTTTTTATCCGGAAATCCCTGAATTACAATTCCTGATGCCGTGGCTTTATTGCAGGTAATATTCGAAAACGAAACATTTGATATTTCAGACTGAAAACCTTTTCCTTCTCCGTGGTAGTTTGCCGTGATATACAAGCAATCTTCTACCTCATCGAGTTGAATGTTTCGAACAAAAATGTTTTTAATAAAACCGCCCCGATCCGCATTGGTTTTCAAGTAAATACCTCTTTTTAAATAACCAACGGTTTTACAATTTTCGACATATACATTTTGAACTCCCGCAGACATTTCGCTTCCTATTACAACGCCATGTAGTCCTTTGAAATTGCAATTTCTTATCACAATATCTTCACTTGGGGTAGCTGAATTTGCTCTTCCTTCATGATCTCTTCCTGCTTTAATGGCCACATTGTCATCACCATTATCAAACGTTACATTTTCGATTAAAACATCTTTTGCATATTCAGGATCAATCCCGTCGTTATTATAATTTAATGATTTATAACTCACTCCGCGAACCGTAATACTTTGTGATTTTAATAAATGTAAACACCAAAATGGAGAATTTTCGATACGAATACCCTCTACCAAAATGTTCTTGCTATTAAAAAACTGAATCATTTGCGGACGTAAAAAATAGCCCTCGCCAAATTTTCTGTCTTTAATTGGAACATTGTTATGATTCATCTCGCGGCTTAAGTTCTTTCCTGTTCCTTCTTTAGCTTTAAAGCTTTTCCAGGTCTTTCCTCCTTCGCCATCAATTGCTCCTTCTCCTGTTATGGCAATATTAGAGCATTCGTAAGCGTATATTAACGGGCTATAATTGTACAACATTGTACCTTCCCAACTCGTTAATACCATTGGCAAATAATCTTCTGGATTATCGCTGAATTTAATCTTGGCGCCTTTTTCAATTTTAAGGTTAACGTTACTGACAAAATGAATTGGACCATTGATTTTATAAATTCCTTTAGGAACAACTATAGTACCGCCATTATTCTTTTTGCACAATGCCATGGCTTTATCAAATACCAATTTGTTATTGGTAACAGAATCTCCTTTGGCTCCTAATTTCAAAACATTTATTTGATAAGAAGGAATTACAGGAAGCTGAATTCTATTAACAATAGCATCTACTTTTGCAGATGGAAATTCAGTCTGCTGCGCAAAAGAAGTCCATGAAACCAATAGAAAAATGAGACACTTAAAATTCATAATTTTATAATTTATTTTGGTTTGGCCCACGGGTTGTAACGGATTAAACTGGTTTTCGCTGATTTTTTTTATTACTGTATAAAGCAAACTAAAAACGAATATTTTAAAAAAGTCTCGCAGATTAAGCAGATTAGGCAGATCTTCATTCTTTTTTAGTAAAAAAAGATAAAAAGTAAATCAGTGAAAACCCGTTTAATCGGTTAAAATCCGTGGGCAATATTTTTTTTACTTCGAATACCAATTAGCAATCGAATCTTTTAAGATATTTTCTATTGTATATTTTGCAGCTTCTTTCTTTGTAAGCTGATTTGACCATGAAACTCTTTTTGTAGGCTGAAAACCTTCGCCTTTGCCATTATACTCAGCATAAAAAGCATTTTGCTCTGCTTCCGGTTTCGACCAGTTATGCCAGCCTTCGGGTCTGATATGCTTTCCCATATCACAGTCAATATAAACGGTTTTGGCATAAATACGCCACGGCCTTCCTAAATAAACTGCCGTTGCTGCTGGTTCAGCCGTAAGTTTACAATTTTTAAAAACAAATCCAAAAGTAGTATCCTGTGGTGTTGAAGCGGCCGTGATATAAGAGTTTTTGATACTTCTGATTTCACAATTTTCGAATAAAGCGGTAGCACTTCCAAAAATAAAATCTGTTGTTCCTTCGATATAACAATCTTTAAAATATTGTTTGGCATTTTTTCCAGACAAATACAAAGTATCCTGATTGCCTAAAATACTACAATTTGATACCTGAGCGCGATTGGCTACAAGAGATAAAGCAATAGCCTGGCCATTGTCTCCCGATGCATTTTTAATGGTTAAATTGGAGGCCGAAAAATCGTCCCCTTCAACCAAAATTGTATAAGTAAAAAAAGTACTGTTTCTTCCTGTATTAATCTTCGAAAAATTATCATCAAAAGTAATAATGGTATTTTCCTTGCTTTCTCCAACTAGTGCTAAATGAGTATTCCACTCGGGAATTCGGATCTTTTCATTGTAAATTCCGTTTTTTACAAACACAGTCACTTTTTCATACGGAAAAGAAGGACAAGCATTTATAGCTTCCTGAATTTTTGTAAAATCGCCTGAACCGTCTAAAGCAACAGTAAAAAAGTTAGCTTTTTTTTTATCTACAGACGCTGCAGAAGTAAGTTTTACTCCGTTTTTAATGGCCCATGCAGGAAATTTTTTCAATACTTCTTTTGGTGCATCGGTGTACCATGAATAGCCATTTCTGCGTTCTGCACCAATTTCATCAAGAGATTTTTTCTTAACTCCATCACGATCACTAAAAAATGGTTCATTATTATCCAGTTCCATAAATCTTGCCCAAATTGGTGCCGCATTTTGAGTGACAATCATATTCTTGTCTATAATTTTCCCTTCATCGTTTAAAATACGTTTCTCTTCAAGATTGGTGATTTTTGTTTTTTCGAACCAAGCGTGAGCGCTTTTAACCGCTGTAATTATTTCTGCCGAAGGTTTTTCTATCGACATTAAAAGCAATACAATTTTAGCCGATTCATACCCGCTTAAAGATGCCAATTCAAAAGCTCTTGCGTTTGCCGGAGCAAAAGTAACTTCATCGTGTTGTGCGCACCACGCGGTTAAAACTCCGTTTTGTTTGTATTGCGTTTTTAGGATACAATCAATTCCTTTATCGAAAGATTTTTTAGCTTTTTCGATAGTTTCTTTTGAAGGTTTTATGCTATAAAAATCAGTATCGTCACTTACATGTTTCATGATGTTTAAGATATTCACCATCGAATCATCATTGTATGTAATATGTGTATAATATCCCTTTTTTAATGGATAAAACTGAGGCCAGCCTCCATTACTATATTGTGCCTCAAATAAATAGTTTAAACCTTTTAAAAAAGAATCTTTATAACGCTCATCTTTAACCTGTGCGTACATTTTAGACATAAAAAGCATCTCCTGACAGGTTGCGCTGTTGTCTGTTGTAATTTCTTTTGTTGACTTTTTAAGCGCCTGTAAATCCTTTTTTTGCTGCGGGGTTAACTCTTGCTGCATCTGAATATTCTTTGGCCATCCGCCAATATCTCTTTGATACAACAAAACATTCTCTGCTATCTTTTTAGCTTCTTCTGTGCCAAACCAGCCAGCATCGCTTTTGCGAATAATATCCGGCCAGTTTTTATAAGTGTTTTGAGCATTTACAGCAAAACAAATACTAAATAGCACTAATACTATATATTTTTTTAATAAAACCATTTGTATATTTTTATTTTCGTTGGATCGATTTTTATTTTAATCTACAGCTTTTATCTCAACACTTAAAAAAAACGCTGAACCTTTGTCCCTTTGCACCCTTTTATTACTTTGTTACTCTAAACCAATCTACCGCAACATTTCCCGAATCATTTGTTACTTTTTCGCTCAAGGCAAAAAGACCGACTTTGGCACCAATCCATTTTCCTTCTTTCGATATAAATTCAGAACCAATCGATTCATATTTTTTATCATCTAAACTATAAAAGAAATTACAGATTCCGCCTTTTTTAATTTTTACCCTAAGATAAATAATATTGTTTTTTATTAAAACAGGAGTGGTTTCGCTTTCAGCAACTTTTTTATCGAAAGTTCCTGTTTTCTGGTTCAAATATAATTTGCCATTATCGTTTCTTAAATTCAGATAACTATAATCCAATCCCATAATGATTAGTCCAGTCGATTCGCCATTTAAACGTGTATTAAATGTCATTTTTGTCGTTACGGTAAATTCTTCGGCAGGAAATTTTTGCAGCAATAAATTAGGCGCTTCAAATATCTTATTGCTTTCTTTTATAGTTGGCAAACAAAATAAATTAAGGTATCCTAAACTTGACGGAAAACCCCAATTGGTTTGAGAATTCGCCTGCCATTGCCATTGCAAACCTAATTTTGGTTCATTAAACTCATCAGATTCTGCAGGAGTTTCTATTGGATGTTTCTTTCCTACGTTTGGTTTTTTGAATGTTGTAACTGGCTCCCCAATTCCGTTTTTATCAAAATCCTGTCCCATAACTGGCCAGTCTTTTTCCCATTTCATAGGCTGAAGATGTACAATTCTTCCGTAAGCACCTTTGTCCTGAAAATGAATAAACCAGTCTTCTCCGGTTTGGGTTTGCACCCAGGCACCCTGATGCGGACCATTTACGGTTGTTTTTCCTTGCTCGAGAACGTTCTTTTTTTCATAAGGTCCAAAAACATTTTTTGATCTTAAAACAGTTTGCCAACCTGTAGAAACCCCACCGGCAGGAGCAAAAATGTAATAGTAACCATTTCGTTTATAAAATTTAGGTCCCTCGATTGTACCTTCACTTTCATGACCGTCAATAACCATTACTTCGTCATTATTGGCAATTGTTCCTTCCTCGTTCATGCTGCAAACTACAATCAGACTTTTAATTTGCGCACGACTTCCTGCAAAGGCATGAACAAGATATACTTTCCCGTCATCATCCCACAAAGGACTAGGATCGATAAGTCCTTTGCCTTCTTTTACCAAAAGAGGTTCAGACCATGGTCCTTCTGCTTTTTTGGCTTTAATCATGTAAATTCCAAAATCAGGATCAGGATAGTAAATATAAAATTCATTATTATGAAAAGTAATACTTGGAGCCCACACGCCATTGCCATGCTGTACTTTATTAAAAAAGTCAAACGGAGGCTGTTTGGGCAAAGCATAACTTAAAATCTTCCAGTTTACAAGATCTTTAGAATGCAAAATTGGTAATCCGGGAATACAATTAAAAGACGATGCTGTCATATAAAAATCATCCCCTACTCGTACCACATCAGGATCCGAATAATCGGCATGAATTATAGGGTTTGTATACGTTCCGTCTCCATTATCCGGCACCCAAACCTGAGCGAAATTCTTTTGTATCGAAAATAGGGCTAATAAAAGAAAGAGAGCTTTTATATTTTTCATTTTGCTATATATTATGCTTTCCAATTAAACCCGACAGGTTTCTAAAACCTGTCGGGTTTATAGCGTTTTTTTTGTCAATTCGACGAAAGAGACAAACTGGTTGATTAACCTTAATAGAAATTATCTATTCAACTCTAAAGCAGCCAGAATAAAAGGTCCGGTAGCTTTAGGATCATTGTCTTTTTTCTTTTCGTTTACATAATATTCATATGATCCGTCACGATAAGGAGTTCCGCCTAAACCGGCAACCTGGCAAGCTTGTGTTAGTGTAATTCCACCATCGGCATCTACTTTTATTAATTTTTTCGTCAAACCGTCAAAAGCCTTGTTCGCTAATTTTTTATAGCTCGCAGGAAGATATCCTTTGTTGGCACCTTTTGCAAAAGCATAAGCAAACATTGATGATCCAGAAGCTTCAAGGTAATTTCCTTCTTTATTGCCTTTGTCTGTTACCTGATACCATAAACCTGATTTATCCTGATATTTGGCCAAAGCAGCCGATGCATTGTTCAGGTACTTTACCAATTCTTTTTGTTTTGGATGATCTTTTGGCATATAATCCAATACGTCAACTAGTGCCATAACATACCAGCCTAAAGCTCTTGACCAGAAATTTGGCGAATTACCCGTTTCTTTATTTGCCCATGGCATTTGTTTACTTTCGTCCCAGGCATGGTACAATAATCCGGTTTTTGGATCTGTTGCATGTGATTGAATTACCTCAAATTGTTTTGCAATATCATCAAATTTATCTCCATTTTCGAATGTAAGCGTATATTGTGCATAAAATGGTTCTCCCATATATAAACCATCTAACCACATTTGGTTTGGATATATTTTTTTATGCCAAAATCCACCACTTTGTGTACGTGGCTGCTCCAAAATTTGTTTGCGCACTAACTGCATTGCTTTTAGATATTTTTCTTCTTTCGACTCCGCATAAATATTAAAAAGCAAACGTCCGGGTACTACCAAATCAATATTATATTTGTCTAATTCGTAGGTTTTAATAGTTCCGTCATTTTGCACTAACTCATCTACGTAACCTCTTATGTACGTTTTGTATCTTGAATCCGGATTTTTCTTGTACAATTCTTCGATCGAATGCAAAACCAAAGCATGAACATAATCCCATTTTGGCTTTTTCGAATCATCGATCATATAGGCTTCAGGATGGCGTTTCATTAAGGTCAAAGCCATTTTATCAGACCATTTTAAACTTTTAGAAATTACAATTTCTTTTTTTGCAGGTTCCTGAGAAGTCACTTTGCAACTTGTAAAGGCTATTAAACAAACTAAAACAACCGATGTAAAATAACTATGTCTTTTAGTATTTTTCATTTTAAAATATATTTAAATTTTATTATTTTTTTAATTCTATTGCACTCAGTAAAAATGCTGCCAAAGCCGGCGAACTATTGTCTTTTGCTTTGCTATTGGTATAATATTCATTTGTTCCGTCACGAAAAGGTTTTCCTCCTAAACCAACACTCGACGATACATTTGAGATCATTATTTCTCTATTTTTATCTTTTTTTACAAACGTTGCAAGAAAGGCATCAAAGGATTTTTGGGCAATCTTTTTATAACCTGAAGATAAATATCCTTTGTCTGCTCCTTTTGCCAGACTATAAATAATCATTGCCGAAGAAGATGACTCTAAATAATTACCTTTCAAATCAGACTTGTCTGCCACCTGATACCATAAACCTGATGCGCTTTTATGTTCGACTGCACTTTTTGCTATCTGGTTCAAATAGTCTGCCAGCTTTTTATAATTTGGATTTGTCTTTGGATAATAATCTAATGTTTCTACCAAAGCCATCATATACCAGCCTATACCGCGTCCCCAAATGGTTGGCGAGTTTCCTGTTTCAGGATTTGCCCATGCAATTTCTTTACTTTCATCCCAGGCCTGATACACCAAACCTGTTTTTTGATCTACCAAATGATTTTGCACCAATTCAAATTGTTTGGCAATATCATCCAAAGCTTTACCTTTTTCATACTTGACTGTATATTGTGTATAAAAAGGTTCCGCCATATACAAACCATCTATCCACATTTGATTTGGATATATTTGTTTGTGCCAAAATCCTCCACTTGCCGTT encodes:
- a CDS encoding rhamnogalacturonan acetylesterase, whose protein sequence is MKYYLFIICLITTASFAQKTTIYTIGDSTMANKKDPDKNPEHGWAQVLQLFFKDNFVVENKAVNGRSTKSFINEKRWDSIYNKLKKGDYVFIEFGHNDEKIEDSTRYTNPHTSYRYNLIRFVKESREKGATPILLTSIARRNFNEKGVLVPTHGDYPLETRLVAQEYKVPFIDLEYYTELLEQSYGPEKSKELHLHFKAGENSYYSKDKADDTHLSLKGATTIAQIVINQIKKIEDPSVEKLKKGIK
- a CDS encoding response regulator, with amino-acid sequence MSLMKENILIVDDNYDMLDLIQRHLKSFNYHTYKASSVSEAIDVLKYSDIHLLITDLNMPDIN
- a CDS encoding glycoside hydrolase family 88/105 protein — its product is MFRSTFLKINLIVLLLIISNKTIAQKNETAVLPDNLKWSERTALTILNTYPKASQIDGTKKPKWDYKMGLVLFAFEKLYQKTNDKKYFNYIKEYADELVDADGNIADYNIKDYNIDCINPGKLLFILYDETKENRYQKVIEQLRTQIESQPRTASGGFWHKQIYPNQMWIDGLYMAEPFYTQYTVKYEKGKALDDIAKQFELVQNHLVDQKTGLVYQAWDESKEIAWANPETGNSPTIWGRGIGWYMMALVETLDYYPKTNPNYKKLADYLNQIAKSAVEHKSASGLWYQVADKSDLKGNYLESSSSAMIIYSLAKGADKGYLSSGYKKIAQKSFDAFLATFVKKDKNREIMISNVSSSVGLGGKPFRDGTNEYYTNSKAKDNSSPALAAFLLSAIELKK
- the pelA gene encoding pectate lyase, producing MVLLKKYIVLVLFSICFAVNAQNTYKNWPDIIRKSDAGWFGTEEAKKIAENVLLYQRDIGGWPKNIQMQQELTPQQKKDLQALKKSTKEITTDNSATCQEMLFMSKMYAQVKDERYKDSFLKGLNYLFEAQYSNGGWPQFYPLKKGYYTHITYNDDSMVNILNIMKHVSDDTDFYSIKPSKETIEKAKKSFDKGIDCILKTQYKQNGVLTAWCAQHDEVTFAPANARAFELASLSGYESAKIVLLLMSIEKPSAEIITAVKSAHAWFEKTKITNLEEKRILNDEGKIIDKNMIVTQNAAPIWARFMELDNNEPFFSDRDGVKKKSLDEIGAERRNGYSWYTDAPKEVLKKFPAWAIKNGVKLTSAASVDKKKANFFTVALDGSGDFTKIQEAINACPSFPYEKVTVFVKNGIYNEKIRIPEWNTHLALVGESKENTIITFDDNFSKINTGRNSTFFTYTILVEGDDFSASNLTIKNASGDNGQAIALSLVANRAQVSNCSILGNQDTLYLSGKNAKQYFKDCYIEGTTDFIFGSATALFENCEIRSIKNSYITAASTPQDTTFGFVFKNCKLTAEPAATAVYLGRPWRIYAKTVYIDCDMGKHIRPEGWHNWSKPEAEQNAFYAEYNGKGEGFQPTKRVSWSNQLTKKEAAKYTIENILKDSIANWYSK
- a CDS encoding glycoside hydrolase family 88/105 protein yields the protein MKNTKRHSYFTSVVLVCLIAFTSCKVTSQEPAKKEIVISKSLKWSDKMALTLMKRHPEAYMIDDSKKPKWDYVHALVLHSIEELYKKNPDSRYKTYIRGYVDELVQNDGTIKTYELDKYNIDLVVPGRLLFNIYAESKEEKYLKAMQLVRKQILEQPRTQSGGFWHKKIYPNQMWLDGLYMGEPFYAQYTLTFENGDKFDDIAKQFEVIQSHATDPKTGLLYHAWDESKQMPWANKETGNSPNFWSRALGWYVMALVDVLDYMPKDHPKQKELVKYLNNASAALAKYQDKSGLWYQVTDKGNKEGNYLEASGSSMFAYAFAKGANKGYLPASYKKLANKAFDGLTKKLIKVDADGGITLTQACQVAGLGGTPYRDGSYEYYVNEKKKDNDPKATGPFILAALELNR
- a CDS encoding glycoside hydrolase family 28 protein → MNFKCLIFLLVSWTSFAQQTEFPSAKVDAIVNRIQLPVIPSYQINVLKLGAKGDSVTNNKLVFDKAMALCKKNNGGTIVVPKGIYKINGPIHFVSNVNLKIEKGAKIKFSDNPEDYLPMVLTSWEGTMLYNYSPLIYAYECSNIAITGEGAIDGEGGKTWKSFKAKEGTGKNLSREMNHNNVPIKDRKFGEGYFLRPQMIQFFNSKNILVEGIRIENSPFWCLHLLKSQSITVRGVSYKSLNYNNDGIDPEYAKDVLIENVTFDNGDDNVAIKAGRDHEGRANSATPSEDIVIRNCNFKGLHGVVIGSEMSAGVQNVYVENCKTVGYLKRGIYLKTNADRGGFIKNIFVRNIQLDEVEDCLYITANYHGEGKGFQSEISNVSFSNITCNKATASGIVIQGFPDKKVRNISLNNIDIKWAKNAISSTNAENVVLNEVFIGEKATVPSAAK
- a CDS encoding glycoside hydrolase family 43 protein, producing the protein MKNIKALFLLLALFSIQKNFAQVWVPDNGDGTYTNPIIHADYSDPDVVRVGDDFYMTASSFNCIPGLPILHSKDLVNWKILSYALPKQPPFDFFNKVQHGNGVWAPSITFHNNEFYIYYPDPDFGIYMIKAKKAEGPWSEPLLVKEGKGLIDPSPLWDDDGKVYLVHAFAGSRAQIKSLIVVCSMNEEGTIANNDEVMVIDGHESEGTIEGPKFYKRNGYYYIFAPAGGVSTGWQTVLRSKNVFGPYEKKNVLEQGKTTVNGPHQGAWVQTQTGEDWFIHFQDKGAYGRIVHLQPMKWEKDWPVMGQDFDKNGIGEPVTTFKKPNVGKKHPIETPAESDEFNEPKLGLQWQWQANSQTNWGFPSSLGYLNLFCLPTIKESNKIFEAPNLLLQKFPAEEFTVTTKMTFNTRLNGESTGLIIMGLDYSYLNLRNDNGKLYLNQKTGTFDKKVAESETTPVLIKNNIIYLRVKIKKGGICNFFYSLDDKKYESIGSEFISKEGKWIGAKVGLFALSEKVTNDSGNVAVDWFRVTK